Proteins encoded together in one Scyliorhinus canicula chromosome 21, sScyCan1.1, whole genome shotgun sequence window:
- the LOC119955392 gene encoding FERM domain-containing protein 4A-like, with product MEVKGEPITMATGNIGSPGSQRYTKAMKIKVERMKELRDRQGKLEERLRRKIAELKELCLQEAKLTGRLPIDYPLLPGEMPPAVDRRVRTSRKLSNHSTKPGEDVGLWDLEHRFQLQGRIANASPALAVRTALAGEQRVRRKHNHQQRKLPEHRPTEIQRTSHFPQALPDETTLTAAMWAEGRASPRVDTWGDGQTVGRNHGWTLLPMDIDCQARGLRNSYASPVRYSQGFVSLPFLIFSTNG from the exons GGTCCCAGCGTTACACAAAGGCCATGAAGATAAAGGTGGAGAGGATGAAGGAGCTGCGAGATCGACAAGGGAAACTGGAGGAAAGGTTAAGGAGGAAGATTGCGGAGTTGAAGGAGCTGTGCCTGCAGGAAGCT AAATTGACGGGCAGGCTCCCCATTGACTACCCTCTGCTGCCAGGTGAGATGCCCCCCGCAGTCGATCGACGCGTGAGGACCAGTCGCAAATTATCAAATCACAGTACGAAACCTGGAGAG GATGTGGGGCTCTGGGATCTCGAGCACCGGTTTCAGCTACAGGGACGAATTGCCAATGCCAGTCCGGCGCTGGCTGTCAGGACAGCATTGGCAGGAGAGCAGCGAGTGCGGCGGAAGCACAATCATCAACAGCGGAAATTACCGGAGCACAGACCGACGGAAATCCAGAGAACTTCCCACTTCCCCCAAG CTCTCCCAGATGAGACCACGCTGACTGCTGCCATGTGGGCTGAAGGACGTGCTTCCCCCCGTGTGGACACTTGGGGAGATGGGCAGACTGTCGGACGCAACCATGGCTGGACACTGTTGCCCATGGATATCGACTGCCAGGCAAGAGGGCTCCGAAATTCATATGCCAGTCCTGTCAGGTACAGTCAAGGATTCGTATCACTCCCATTTCTCATTTTCAGCACTAATGGGTGA